Proteins from a genomic interval of Bos mutus isolate GX-2022 chromosome 15, NWIPB_WYAK_1.1, whole genome shotgun sequence:
- the OR5P3 gene encoding olfactory receptor 5P3: protein MGTGNYTTVTEFIILGLAENATVCAILFIVFLGIYLVTLMGNISLIMLIRSSPQLHTPMYLFLCHLAFVDIGYSSSVTPVMLMGFLRKGTSIQVAGCVAQLCSVVTFGTAECFLLAAMAYDRYAAICLPLLYSTHISPRIFILLVGASYLGGCVNAWTFTGCLLSLSFCGSNEVNHFFCDYSPLWKLSCSHDFTSEIIPAISSGSIIVATVFIIALSYIYILFSILKMRSTEGRRKAFSTCTSHLTAVTLFYGTITFIYVMPKSSYSAEQNKVVSVFYTVIIPMLNPLIYSLRNKEVKEAMTKLMARTHWWS from the coding sequence ATGGGGACTGGAAACTATACAACTGTGACAGAGTTCATTATTTTGGGGTTAGCGGAGAATGCTACAGTTTgtgccattttatttattgtgtttttgGGAATCTATCTGGTTACCTTAATGGGTAATATCAGCTTAATCATGTTAATCAGAAGCAGCCCTCAGCTTCACACCCCAATGTACCTTTTCCTCTGCCATTTGGCCTTTGTGGACATTGGGTACTCCTCATCAGTCACACCTGTCATGCTCATGGGCTTCCTCAGGAAAGGAACTTCTATCCAAGTTGCTGGTTGTGTTGCTCAGCTCTGTTCTGTGGTCACATTTGGGACAGCTGAGTGCTTCCTGCTGGCtgccatggcctatgaccgctatgcgGCCATCTGCTTGCCCCTGCTCTACTCCACCCACATATCCCCCAGAATCTTCATTCTCTTAGTGGGGGCTTCCTATCTAGGTGGGTGTGTGAATGCTTGGACATTCACTGGCTGTTTGTTAAGCCTGTCCTTTTGTGGATCAAATGAAGTCAATCACTTTTTCTGTGATTATTCACCACTTTGGAAACTTTCTTGTTCTCATGATTTTACTTCTGAAATAATTCCAGCCATCTCTTCTGGCTCAATTATTGTAGCCACTGTGTTTATCATTGCTCTCTCTTACATCTACATCCTTTTCTCAATCCTGAAGATGCGTTCCACTGAGGGGCGGCgcaaagccttctccacctgcacGTCTCACCTCACAGCAGTTACTCTGTTCTATGGGACCATCACATTCATTTATGTGATGCCCAAGTCCAGCTACTCAGCCGAACAAAACAAAGTGGTGTCTGTGTTCTACACAGTCATAATCCCCATGTTGAACCCCCTCATCTACAGTCTCAGAAACAAGGAGGTTAAAGAGGCCATGACAAAATTAATGGCTAGAACACATTGGTGGTCCTAA
- the LOC102287788 gene encoding olfactory receptor 5M5 yields the protein MARGNHTTVTEFVLMGFTDCPELQLPLFVVFLVIYLITMVGNLGMILLIRMDSRLHTPMYYFLSHLAFIDLCYSSSVGPKMLQNLLIKKKTISFSGCFAQLYFSSAFATTECFLLATMAYDRYMAICNPLIYTAIMTQRVCKELAIGVYTYGFLNSVIQTVLTFQLSFCDSNIIHHFYCADPPLLALSCSDTHSKEKQLLIFSAVNLTGSLLTVLISYICILFSIIKIQSSEGKCKAFSTCASHLTVVIIFYGTLFFMYLRQPKAGNSWKYNKVVSVFYSLIIPMLNPLIYSLRNTEVKNTLKKMLEGKES from the coding sequence ATGGCAAGAGGCAACCATACCACAGTGACAGAATTTGTCCTCATGGGATTCACAGACTGTcctgagcttcagcttcctctCTTTGTGGTGTTCCTGGTCATTTATCTCATCACCATGGTGGGAAACCTTGGCATGATCCTGCTCATCAGGATGGATTCCAggctccacacccccatgtactattTCCTCAGCCACCTGGCTTTCATTGATCTTTGTTACTCCTCTTCCGTTGGCCCCAAGATGCTGCAAAATttattgataaagaaaaaaaccatCTCCTTTTCAGGCTGTTTTGCCCAGCTCTACTTCTCCAGTGCTTTTGCCACCACCGAATGCTTCCTCTTGGCTacaatggcctatgaccgctacaTGGCCATCTGCAATCCCTTGATTTACACAGCCATTATGACTCAGAGGGTCTGCAAGGAGTTGGCGATCGGGGTCTATACCTATGGTTTCCTAAACTCTGTGATACAGACAGTTCTGACTTTCCAGttgtctttctgtgactccaACATCATCCACCATTTCTATTGTGCTGACCCCCCTCTCCTTGCCCTCTCCTGCTCTGACACCCACAGCAAAGAAAAGCAGCTCTTGATCTTCTCTGCAGTGAATCTCACTGGATCCCTCCTGACTGTCCTCATCTCCTACATTTGCATCCTCTTTTCCATCATAAAAATCCAGTCTTCGGAAGGCAAGTGCAAAGCATTTTCTACCTGTGCCTCCCACCTCACTGTGGTCATCATTTTCTATGGCACACTATTTTTCATGTACCTAAGGCAACCTAAAGCAGGGAATTCATGGAAGTACAACAAAGTGGTCTCTGTGTTTTATAGTCTTATAATTCCCATGCTCAATCCCCTGATCTATAGCTTGAGGAACACAGAAGTAAAGAACACCCTGAAGAAGATGCTGGAGGGCAAGGAGTCATAG